In Sandaracinus amylolyticus, the following proteins share a genomic window:
- a CDS encoding metalloregulator ArsR/SmtB family transcription factor: MHLTVRNDSVTRQRVNDAASALSDPIRREILRMLRDAPRSAGAIAGAFSVTRPAISRHLRVLREAGLVVDTAQGRERVYRLELGPLVPIEEFIAELRRDPASEWERRFMALDTEVHRVKRESKKRAAVTRVVDQQRERWKEKTR, from the coding sequence ATGCACTTGACAGTGCGTAACGACTCAGTTACACGACAGCGCGTGAACGATGCCGCTAGCGCCCTGTCTGACCCGATAAGGCGGGAAATCCTCCGCATGCTCCGGGATGCGCCCCGGAGTGCAGGGGCGATCGCGGGAGCGTTCAGCGTGACGCGGCCCGCGATCAGCAGGCATCTGCGCGTGCTGCGCGAGGCGGGGCTGGTGGTGGACACTGCGCAGGGGCGCGAGCGCGTGTATCGGCTGGAGCTCGGGCCGCTGGTGCCGATCGAGGAGTTCATCGCCGAGCTGCGGCGCGATCCGGCGAGCGAGTGGGAGCGCCGGTTCATGGCGCTCGACACAGAAGTGCATCGAGTGAAGCGCGAGTCGAAGAAGCGCGCGGCGGTGACGCGCGTGGTGGATCAACAGCGAGAGCGATGGAAGGAGAAGACAAGATGA